The Streptomyces rimosus genomic interval CGATGGTGGGGTCGGCGGCCGGGCGGAAGACGTTGCGGGCCGGGTCGTAGAACTGGGCAGTGTGATGGTCGCTGGCGCCCTTGCCGCGGTAGTCGCCCGACCCGCCGGTGGTGAAGAGCTGGTCGTCGGGGGTGAGCACGGCGTTCAGGTAGCGGGTGCCGCGGCCCAGGCTGGGGCCGGTGCGGTACCGGGGGGCGGGGCTCGTCAGGTCGGCGATGGCGGTGCGCCCGGTGGACAGGGGGGACTCGCCGGCCCCGCCGCCGCCCAGAATCATGACGCGCTGTTGCTGGGCGGGCGGCAGGAGGACCGTGGCGGCGGTCTCGCTGCGGTCGGCCTGGGCCAGTTGGGGCACGGGCCGGAAGGTGTTGGCGCGTACGTCCCAGAGCCCGGGCCGGCGGCCGCGGTCGGCGGGGCCGTAGCCGGAGCTGGCGCCGGAGTAGAACAGCTGGCCGTCGGCGGTCAGGAACAGGGCGGGGTAGGTGGGGAAGTATCGGGTGGGCCCGGTGGACCAGGTGCGGGTGGCGGGACGGTAGATCTCGTTGTGGCCGTTGATGATCTGGCCCATGTCGTCCAGGCCGGAGACGGCCAGGACAGTGCCGTCGGTCAGGGGGGCCAGGGTCGGATACCAGCGGGCCCGGGCCATGGGGGCGGTGGGCAGGTAGCGTTCGGCGACCGGGTCGAATTCGTAGGCGTGGCGGATGCCCTGGAAGTCTTTCTTGTCCAGGGCGAGTTTGCTGGCGGTGCCGTAGTGGTTGCGGGCGTCGGCACCGGTGAGCCCGTTGATGGTGTAGCGGGCGGCGGTATGTGTGGCGCCTTGAGGGCCGGGGCGGTCGGCTTCCACGTATACCGGGGTGCGGCTGGCGCTGATCTGCACCCGCTGGCCCCCGGCGGCGGTCGTCTTGCGGGCCCGGGGCAGCACGACGGCGCTTTGGGAGCGGTAGATCTTGCCGGCCGGTGAGCGGAAGACGGTGCCGGCGGGCAGGGTTTTCGGGGCGTCGGGGTACTCATTGGCGACGATCATGGTGCCGCCGGCGCGGTGGACGTCGCCTTCGAGCTTTTCGTAACGAGCGGTGCCGCCGGCCACCAGCAGCCGCCCGCCGGGCAGCTGGGCGTGCCCGGAGCAGAACAGGTCCCGGGGGGTGGGCACCTCGGTGAAGGTGTTCGTGGCCGGGTCCCACAGCACGCTGCGGAAGGTTTTGGCGGCGAACTGCTTGGCGTCGTTGCCGGAGCCGGCGAGCAGCAGCACCTTGCCGGTGTGCAGCAGCGCGGCGTGGATGGTGTTGATGCGCCGGCGCTCGGGGATCTCGACGCTCTCCCAGCGTCCGTAGCGGGCCAGGTACTCCGGCCGGCTGATGGTGTACTGGTGGTAGGCGCGGGTGGCGAAGCCGTAGACGGCCGGGGCGTTCAGGCCCGCCAGCGCCAGCAGGGCGGCCATACCGTAGGCGCTCTTGCGGGAGCGGATGCGGGAACGACGGGGCACGAAGAAGTCCTTTCGAGTGGCGCGGGCCGTGCGCCTTAGGGCGGTGCGGGCACCGCCGCAGCCGCAGCCGCAGTCGGGTGCGGCGGGACGCTGCGATCCGGCGCGGCCGCGGCGGTGCGGGCGCCCAGGCGCCACAGCAGGGGCGGGGCCAGGGCGATGACGAGCGCCAGGGCGGCCCACAGGCACATGGCGATGTGCAGATGGCCGAGCAGCGGCGCGGCGAGCAGGCAGCCGGCGAACAGCGACGCCCAGCCCAGGTGGGTGGCAAAGGTGCGCCAGGTGTCGGGGCTGGCGGTCTCTCCCTTGGCGGTGACCACGAAGCCGGCCTTGCGTCGCAGCAGGGCCGCGGTCAGGGAGCGCGCGTACAGCGGGGCGGCCAGCGCCGACAGTGCCATCCCGGCCGCGCCCGAGGAGCCCTGCGGCTCGTGCGGGCTGACGTTGTGCCGGCGGTTCCACAGATACAGGCCGATCTGCAGGGCCGCCGCATCGCTGTAGAGCATCAGCCACACCTGCGTCTCGATGTGCAGGCCGGAGGCCCCCAGCCCCAGAAACAGCAGGCACGACAGGCCGCCGAGAGCCCAGTTGACGGCCGTCAGCGGGTAGTAGGCGATCATCAGCGCGTAGTTGAGGACGCGTCCGGGCGCCAGCGACCGCACGGCGCGCGGGAACTGGCGGCCCAGCGTCTCGTAGGTGCCCCGGCTCCAGCGCAGCTGCTGGTTGAAGAAGTCGCTCCAGGTGGCCGGTCCCTCGCCGACCGCCAGGACGTCGGGGGTGTACACCGAGCGCCACCGCTGTCCGGTGGCCGGGTTGCGGTGCCGGTGGATCTCCATGCCGGTGGCCATGTCCTCGGTTATCGAGTCGTACAGCCCGCCGACCTGCTTCAGCGCGCCGATGCGCACGCAGTTGTTGGTGCCCACGAACATCGGGGCCCGGTAGGCGTTGCCGGCCCGCTGTATCAGGGCGTGGAAGAGGAACTGCTGGCTCTCGCACGCCCGGGCGAGCGCGCTGGTGCAGTTGCCGTAGACCTGGGGGCCGACGACGAAGGCGACGTCCGGGTCACGGAAGTAGCCCAGCATCCGCTCCAGGAACTCCGGCAGCGGCACGTGATCGGTGTCCACCCCGGCCATGAAGTCGTAGGCGTGCCCGTGCCGGTCCAGCCAGGCGTTGTAGTTGCCGTGCTTGGTGCGGGCGCGAAACGGCCCCGAGGGCTGGTTCCATTTCACGACGTTCTTCCGGGAGAAGTGGCGCACCCCCAGTTCGCGGCACAGCTGCCGCGCCGCCCGGGTGTTGCCTTCGTCCAGCAGCCACACGTCCACCCGCCCCCGGTGGCGTACCGCCCGCGCCCCCTGCAGTGTGGCCCGCACCATGGCCAGGGGCTCCTTGCCGGGCACGAAACTGGTCAGCAGCGCCACCCGGGAGCCCGGCGCAGCCACCACCGGTATGGGATCGCGCGCCATCAAGGTGGCGTGCGCGTTGGAGGCCACGTTGACCAGGCGGAAACCTTCCAGCAGCCCCAGGGATATGAGCATGACCAGGTCCGCGGCCCGCTCCCAGGCGCTCACCCCCGGGCGGTGCACCCAGTGCTGCGGCTGCATCAGCCACACCAGCAGACCCAGCGAGACGAGCGGTGCGCCGGCCAGCAGCAGCGCGGTGCGCACCCGGTGCTTCCCGGCGCCCAGCAGACTGCGGTAGCGCACCCGATAGGGGACGCCGGGCTCCTCCGGGCCGGGTTCGGTCAGCGGGCCCGCCAGTCGGCTGAACCGCGCATAGTCGTACGGCCCGGCCCCGGCCCCCTGGCCCGGGACGGCCTCCGCGGCCGGAGGCGGCGGGAGGCCGCGCCGCCGAGCGCTGCTGTGCGTCATGAGTGCGATCCCCGCGTTGTTCGGTCTGCCGACCTCACGGCAGGATAAATCCGGCAATAGGGAAAAAGGTAGCAAGGGGTGGAGGGCGGGGCCTCCCGATGACCAGCAGGGCTTCCGCCATCCGAGCGGTCAACGCCAAGGGCAGGCGCCGGGCGGCGGCTGGCCAACGCGGTGCAGCCACGACAGGGCGGCGCACCGGTGACCGAGGGCTTGCGGCATCGGCCATCCGTGCCAGTGGGACAGGTCCGGTGCGGGCCCGGCCCCAGGCGGGTACCGCCGCCCGGCGCCGGGAAGCCGTGCGAAGGAAGTCAGGGCGGCGTGAGCGCCGTGTCAGCACATGGGCCCGCCGGTGCCCGGGCCGGCAACGCGGGCCAGCCGTGCGTCCAGGTGGGGAGCAGGACCTGGGCCAGGCCGAGGAAGCGCCGGGCACTGGCGGCGGAGTCGGGGGCAGCCCGGCGCGCGGCGCAGTGGCCGACGAGAGCCGAGGTGAGACTCACCGCATCCCGGGCCGCAGCGAGGCGGCGGCGTGCGGCCGGAACCCGCGAGGCACCGGACGGAAATGCCCCTGCGCACCGCCTGACCGGCCTCGCGCAGCAGGCCGCACTCCGCCGGACGGCGGGCAAGCCGGCGCGGTAGGCCGCCCGCCGCACGGGCTCGCGGCGTCGGACAGAGCGCCCATCGGCTGGTGCGGGTACTCCGCCTGGCGGAGGGCCATCATCTAGTCGCCGCCCAGACCGGTGACCACAGCGCGCACACCGAAGGCGGCCAGCCCTTCGGTCAGCCGCTGGAACGGGCGGTACAGCGGCTCGTCGTACGGGCTGACTCGCCGTTGACGTGGGTGCAGTCGCGGTGCAGCGGCGCGTGTGGCGAGGACGCCGCTGTCGAAGCCGCCGGTCAGATGCGCAGCGGTCGTTACCGTCTCCAGGGGCCGGGTGTCCCAGGCGTCCCCCATCGCCTGCACGAATGCCCCGAGTACGTCGGCGTCGTCGGCCAGGTCGCGGGGACCGCTGTGCAGGGCGGCTTCGGGGCAGCGCGGGAACAGGGCGCCGCCGAAGTGCGCGGTGGCCCGCTCTCTCAGGCGGTGAATGCCGGTGAAGACGGTGCTGGTGCTGTAGCGGGGGCGGTAGAGCAGCAGCCGGGTGACCTCCCGCGCGTTCAGCCCGCCCGCGAACGAGGAGAGGTCGCCCATCTCCCAGGATCCGTGCAGAGCGGTGCCGTCCGTGGCCAGGTACAGCGGGGTGGTGCGGCGCGGGCCCGCGGTGACCTGCACCGGCTCGTCCGGCGTCCACTCCACGAGCACCCGGTCCGCCGGCCGCCGCTTCAGCCACCCGCCGAGCCTGGTCGTGTTCGTCCTGCGGCACCTGCCGCACGCCGGCCGATGCGGCGACAGAGCCCGACGGCAGGGTGTCGTCCCTGGAGAGGGGCGGATGCGCCGACCGCTCGGAGGGCCGTGGCGTTAACCCGGAAGGGGGGTGGAGTTAACCCGTCCGTTCCTAGCGTCTGACGCGTACCGATCAGCGACCGAAGGAGACGTTTCATGGAGACGCTGGGGCAGCTCGCCGCTCATCTGGCGCTCGATCTCGCCGCGGTGGGCGTGCTGACGTTCGCCATCTACTACCCGCGCCACCGGCGCCGCGATCTGGTGCCCGCCTACCTGGCGCTCAACGTCGCGCTGTTCGCGGTCGTCTCGGCGCTGGCCCAGGTCGGCGAGGGTGGCATGGCCCTGGGCTTCGGTCTGTTCGGGGTGCTGTCGATCGTCCGGCTGCGCTCCGACTCGGTCCAGCACGAGGAGGTCGCGTACTACTTCACGACCCTGGTGCTCGGCCTGCTGTGCGGCCTGCCGCATCTGAGGTTCTCCGTCGCCGCGGCGCTCGCCGGGCTGCTGCTCCTGGTCATGTACGGCGCCGACCACCCGCGCCTGATGGCCCGTACCCGCCGCATCGTCGTCACCCTGGACACCGTGCACGCCGACCCCCAGGCGGTCCGCGACGACCTGGCGCGCAGACTCGGCGCCCCCCTCAACTGGACGGTCAACGAGGTGGATTACGTCCGGGACCTGATGGTGGTGGACGTCCGCTTCCGCCTTCCGGACACGTCCACGGCGCCCACCCGCACGGCACCCCCGGACGAGCATTCCCGACGGACCCGCACGCCCGCTCCCTCCGACGCTCACCCGCAGCCCCGCTCCCTCTCCGAGGAGACCGTGTGATCCCCGCCTTACAGGCCGTCGCCGACGCCGCCATGGCTGCACGCCCGATAACCCTCTGCGAGCTCCAGGCCCGCGCGGAGCTGATGGCGCGCATCGACCACAGCTACCTGGTACCGGTCGAGGTCTTCGCGGACTTCGCGGCCCGGCTGACCGACCCGCACCGGACCGGCGGCCCGTTCCAGGCGCTGTGCATCAACGGCCGCCGGTGGTTCGGCTACCACTCCGTCTACTACGACACCCTCGACCTGCGGTCCTTCCACGACCACCGGCAGGGCCGCCGGAACCGCTACAAGATCCGCGAGCGGCTGTACGAGCATTCCGGCGAGCGGCAGTTCGAGATCAAGCTCAAGGGACGGCGCGGCGAGACGGACAAGCGAAGGCGGCCCCTGCTGTCCGACGAGGCGACGCTGGGACGCGGCCCGCGCGACTTCCTGGCCGCCGTGCTGCACGGTACGTACGGCATCGCCGCGCCCGGGGAACTGGTCCCGTCGCTGGTGACCGACTACCAGCGCGCCACGTTCGTCGCCGACGGCCGGCGCATCACCTGCGACGCCGGCCTGGTCTGCCAGGACGCGGGGACCGGCCGCAGC includes:
- the glxA gene encoding radical copper oxidase GlxA, giving the protein MPRRSRIRSRKSAYGMAALLALAGLNAPAVYGFATRAYHQYTISRPEYLARYGRWESVEIPERRRINTIHAALLHTGKVLLLAGSGNDAKQFAAKTFRSVLWDPATNTFTEVPTPRDLFCSGHAQLPGGRLLVAGGTARYEKLEGDVHRAGGTMIVANEYPDAPKTLPAGTVFRSPAGKIYRSQSAVVLPRARKTTAAGGQRVQISASRTPVYVEADRPGPQGATHTAARYTINGLTGADARNHYGTASKLALDKKDFQGIRHAYEFDPVAERYLPTAPMARARWYPTLAPLTDGTVLAVSGLDDMGQIINGHNEIYRPATRTWSTGPTRYFPTYPALFLTADGQLFYSGASSGYGPADRGRRPGLWDVRANTFRPVPQLAQADRSETAATVLLPPAQQQRVMILGGGGAGESPLSTGRTAIADLTSPAPRYRTGPSLGRGTRYLNAVLTPDDQLFTTGGSGDYRGKGASDHHTAQFYDPARNVFRPAADPTIGRNYHAAALLLPDGRIATFGSDPLFADAANTRAGSFEQRIEVYSPPYLYRTDRPRLLGGVSRIARGADATFTLKSATAIRTARLMRPSAVTHTTDIEQRSIALDIAQHGTRLRVNVPRSPGLVPSGWYMLTVTDARGTPSPARWLQVT
- a CDS encoding glycosyltransferase family 2 protein: MTHSSARRRGLPPPPAAEAVPGQGAGAGPYDYARFSRLAGPLTEPGPEEPGVPYRVRYRSLLGAGKHRVRTALLLAGAPLVSLGLLVWLMQPQHWVHRPGVSAWERAADLVMLISLGLLEGFRLVNVASNAHATLMARDPIPVVAAPGSRVALLTSFVPGKEPLAMVRATLQGARAVRHRGRVDVWLLDEGNTRAARQLCRELGVRHFSRKNVVKWNQPSGPFRARTKHGNYNAWLDRHGHAYDFMAGVDTDHVPLPEFLERMLGYFRDPDVAFVVGPQVYGNCTSALARACESQQFLFHALIQRAGNAYRAPMFVGTNNCVRIGALKQVGGLYDSITEDMATGMEIHRHRNPATGQRWRSVYTPDVLAVGEGPATWSDFFNQQLRWSRGTYETLGRQFPRAVRSLAPGRVLNYALMIAYYPLTAVNWALGGLSCLLFLGLGASGLHIETQVWLMLYSDAAALQIGLYLWNRRHNVSPHEPQGSSGAAGMALSALAAPLYARSLTAALLRRKAGFVVTAKGETASPDTWRTFATHLGWASLFAGCLLAAPLLGHLHIAMCLWAALALVIALAPPLLWRLGARTAAAAPDRSVPPHPTAAAAAAVPAPP
- a CDS encoding DUF4956 domain-containing protein gives rise to the protein METLGQLAAHLALDLAAVGVLTFAIYYPRHRRRDLVPAYLALNVALFAVVSALAQVGEGGMALGFGLFGVLSIVRLRSDSVQHEEVAYYFTTLVLGLLCGLPHLRFSVAAALAGLLLLVMYGADHPRLMARTRRIVVTLDTVHADPQAVRDDLARRLGAPLNWTVNEVDYVRDLMVVDVRFRLPDTSTAPTRTAPPDEHSRRTRTPAPSDAHPQPRSLSEETV
- a CDS encoding polyphosphate polymerase domain-containing protein, which codes for MIPALQAVADAAMAARPITLCELQARAELMARIDHSYLVPVEVFADFAARLTDPHRTGGPFQALCINGRRWFGYHSVYYDTLDLRSFHDHRQGRRNRYKIRERLYEHSGERQFEIKLKGRRGETDKRRRPLLSDEATLGRGPRDFLAAVLHGTYGIAAPGELVPSLVTDYQRATFVADGRRITCDAGLVCQDAGTGRSVRADEDVVLVETKTAVTGHLTEADRLLHTYGLRAVQFTKYCGAMAALRPGLKANKWGRAVRTVFPQPAT